A stretch of DNA from Fibrobacter sp. UWB11:
CAATTTATGGCATGGGCCGAGGCCCGCGGAACAACGTTATATCCCGCTCAAGAAGAAGCAATTTTGGAAATTTTAGACGGCAAAAATGTCATTCTCAACACGCCGACCGGAAGTGGAAAATCCATGGTTGCGCTTGCTCTGCATTTCGACAGCCTTGTGCACAACCGCCGTAGCGTTTACACGTGCCCCATCAAAGCATTGGTGAACGAAAAATGGATGGCGCTCTGCAAGGAATTTGGCGCCGAAAACGTCGGACTTTCGACCGGTGACGCAACCGTCAACCGTGATGCGCCCATCATTTGCTGCACGGCAGAAATTCTTTCGAACATGGCGCTCTGTGAAGGCGAAACGCTCACCATCACAGACATCGTGATGGATGAATTCCATTACTATTCCGACCGCGAACGCGGTGTCGCCTGGCAAGTTCCGCTTTTGACGCTCCCGCAGTCGCGATTCCTTTTGATGAGTGCAACCGTTGGCGCTACGGAATTTTTCGAACGCGACATGACAAAGCATACAGGTCGCGAATCGGTAACGGTCCGTTCTTCACAGCGCCCGGTGCCTTTGGACTTTAGCTATAGCACTACAGAAATTTCGACCGAAGTGCAAAAGCTCGTGAACGAAGGCAAAGCACCTGTTTACGTTGTTCACTTTACGCAGGCTGCGGCCGCAAGCAACGCCCAGAACTTTATGAGTCTGGACCTCTGCACCAAAGAAGAAAAAGTCAAAATTAACGAAGCGATTAAAGAGGTCCGTTTTTCTAGCCCATACGGCCCGGATGTCAAGCGCTGGCTCAAGCAAGGCATTGGCATTCATCATGCAGGGCTCTTGCCCAAGTACCGCATTCTTTGCGAAAAGTTGGCGCAACAAGGTTTGCTCAAAGTCATTTGCGGAACAGACACGCTCGGCGTTGGCGTGAACGTTCCTATCCGCACGGTCCTTTTCACGCAGCTCTGCAAGTACAGCGGTGACAAGACCGCCATTTTGACCGCGCGAGATTTTCACCAGATTGCAGGACGCGCAGGTCGTAAAGGTTTTGACAATGTCGGTTACGTTGTCGCGCAAGCGCCGGAACATGTCATCGAAAACTTGAAACTTGAAGCAAAGTCCCGCACGACCGGTAAAAAGTTCCAAAAGCGCAAACCGCCTGAACACGGCTACATTCCGTTTGACGAAAACACATTCAAACGTTTGATTGACTCCGCACCGGAACCGCTTACATCAAGTTTCCAAGTCAACCACGGGATGCTTTTAAACATTTTAAGCCGCCCGACGGACGGCTGCCGTGCCATGCGAGCACTCCTTAAGGATTGCCACGAAAGTGCAGCAAGCAAAAAGCAGTTGCAGCACCGCGCCTTCCTCTTGTTCCGCAGTCTCGTCGAAAAGAAGATTATCGAATTTGTTCCAGCGGTAGCCAAAGGTTACAGCCACTTACGCGTTAACATGGACCTGCAAGATGACTTTTCGATGAACCAACCGCTTTCGCTGTACCTGCTCGACACACTGCCGAAGCTCGACAAGGACTCGCCAGAATACGCACTCGATGTCATTACCTTGTGCGAAAGTATTCTTGAAAATCCTGATGCCATTTTGCGCATCCAGCAAAGCAAAGCTCGCGATGCCCGCATGAACGAACTCAAAGCGCAGGGCATGGAATACAACCAGCGTCTCGAAGAACTGGAAAAAGTCGAATACCCCAAGCCGCTCCGTGACTTTATCTACGATACGTTCGACGCCTTTGCCGATATTCACCCATGGGTAGACGAAAACATTGAGCCAAAATCTATTGTGCGCGAAATGTTCGAGAATTTCAGCACATTCAGTGGTTACGTAAAGCAGTACAATTTGCAACGCATGGAAGCAATTTTGCTGCGCCACTTGAACGGCGTTTACAAGGTGCTTTCGCAGACAGTTCCCGACGGCTACAAGAACGAAGAACTCTTGGAAATGCAGGATTACCTGGGCGAAATGATCCGCCGCGTAGACTCGAGCCTCTTGGAAGAATGGGAAAAGATGGCGCATCCGGAAGATTACCAGAAACGCTTGGACGAAGGTACCGCCGAAGACGAAGCCGAGAAAGCATTCGGTGCAGACAAGGCCGCCGCCGACATCACTTACGACAAGAAGCGTTTCCTCAGCTTGGTGCGCCAACGCATTTTCCAGATTATGATGAGCTTGCAAAAGCAAGACTTCAACGATGTGCTGGACAGCCTTGCCGACGACCTCGCCGAAGGCGAACTTTTGGCAGATGCCGATGGCACGCCATGGACCGAGAAGTGCCTCATCGAAACGATGGCCGCTTACACTGCCGAACACCACAGATTCCGTATGGATGTGGAAGGCCGTTCCCTCACCCACACTATCGTCACCTACGAAGGCAACATTATGCAAATCCAGCAGATGCTGCAAGACGAGGAAGGATTTAACGATTGGAGCATTGATTTCACGGTCAATCTCGACGAAAGCCGAGAAGCCGGAATGCCATTAATAAAACTTGCACGGATTGGAGAAGTTTAGATTATATTAAAAGAGGATGTTGGTATGGATAACTATTCTCTTTTTAAAAAT
This window harbors:
- a CDS encoding RNA helicase, which codes for MAEQNKRILKDFLNELLEKVNGHRSDISSEDVLEQFMAWAEARGTTLYPAQEEAILEILDGKNVILNTPTGSGKSMVALALHFDSLVHNRRSVYTCPIKALVNEKWMALCKEFGAENVGLSTGDATVNRDAPIICCTAEILSNMALCEGETLTITDIVMDEFHYYSDRERGVAWQVPLLTLPQSRFLLMSATVGATEFFERDMTKHTGRESVTVRSSQRPVPLDFSYSTTEISTEVQKLVNEGKAPVYVVHFTQAAAASNAQNFMSLDLCTKEEKVKINEAIKEVRFSSPYGPDVKRWLKQGIGIHHAGLLPKYRILCEKLAQQGLLKVICGTDTLGVGVNVPIRTVLFTQLCKYSGDKTAILTARDFHQIAGRAGRKGFDNVGYVVAQAPEHVIENLKLEAKSRTTGKKFQKRKPPEHGYIPFDENTFKRLIDSAPEPLTSSFQVNHGMLLNILSRPTDGCRAMRALLKDCHESAASKKQLQHRAFLLFRSLVEKKIIEFVPAVAKGYSHLRVNMDLQDDFSMNQPLSLYLLDTLPKLDKDSPEYALDVITLCESILENPDAILRIQQSKARDARMNELKAQGMEYNQRLEELEKVEYPKPLRDFIYDTFDAFADIHPWVDENIEPKSIVREMFENFSTFSGYVKQYNLQRMEAILLRHLNGVYKVLSQTVPDGYKNEELLEMQDYLGEMIRRVDSSLLEEWEKMAHPEDYQKRLDEGTAEDEAEKAFGADKAAADITYDKKRFLSLVRQRIFQIMMSLQKQDFNDVLDSLADDLAEGELLADADGTPWTEKCLIETMAAYTAEHHRFRMDVEGRSLTHTIVTYEGNIMQIQQMLQDEEGFNDWSIDFTVNLDESREAGMPLIKLARIGEV